A window from Vigna angularis cultivar LongXiaoDou No.4 chromosome 7, ASM1680809v1, whole genome shotgun sequence encodes these proteins:
- the LOC108337478 gene encoding gamma-glutamylcyclotransferase 2-3: protein MVMWVFGYGSLISKAGFHYDERVIGFIKGYRRVFYQGSTDHRGTPEFPGRTVTLEPAEGEICWGAAYKISKEEDAETALTYLEVREKQYDKKEYLDFYTDLTATSPAVSGVMVYIATADKKANVNYLGPASDEQIARQIIKSEGPAGPNRDYLFNLEKALLQIGCKDKHVIDLANEVRRILEEEQ from the exons atggTAATGTGGGTATTTGGGTATGGTTCCTTGATCTCGAAAGCTGGGTTTCACTATGATGAACGTGTTATTGGTTTCATCAAAGGCTATCGACGTGTCTTCTACCAAG GCTCTACTGACCACAGAGGGACCCCTGAGTTCCCTGGAAGAACAGTGACCCTGGAGCCTGCTGAAGGAGAAATATGT TGGGGAGCTGCTTACAAGATCTCAAAGGAAGAAGATGCAGAAACTGCATTAACG TATCTGGAAGTAAGGGAGAAGCAATACGACAAAAAGGAATACCTTGATTTTTATACT GACCTTACTGCTACATCTCCAGCGGTTTCCGGAGTGATGGT ATATATAGCAACTGCAGACAAGAAAGCTAATGTAAATTATTTGGGCCCTGCATCTGATGAACAGATTGCGAG GCAAATAATTAAGTCTGAAGGTCCTGCAGGACCCAACAGAGATTATCTTTTCAATCTTGAAAAGGCTCTTCTTCAAATAG GATGCAAAGACAAACATGTCATTGATCTCGCAAACGAAGTGCGGCGTATTCTCGAAGAGGAACAATGA